Proteins co-encoded in one Uloborus diversus isolate 005 chromosome 9, Udiv.v.3.1, whole genome shotgun sequence genomic window:
- the LOC129230664 gene encoding solute carrier family 25 member 16-like, producing the protein MAVTEKKLGMVEVNKKDVYIKSFIAGGVAGMCAKTTVAPLDRIKILLQAHNHHYKHLGVFSGLKGIVQKESIFGLYKGNGAQMVRIFPYGAVQFVSFEIYKNILKDNFGQSHALKFFAGSAAGITAVVMTYPLDVVRARLAFQVTGEHVYSGIVDTLSCIFKTEGGMRALYKGLSPTVLGMVPYAGLSFYVFERLKHMCLEYIPNLCGRPHSSATGGVVLALPAKLLCGGLAGAVAQTVSYPLDVARRKMQLSMMRPETYRFGEGLVTTLVLTFREDGIAKGLYRGMTINYLRAIPMVAVSFTTYEVTKQLLGLDTGIES; encoded by the exons GTGTTGCTGGTATGTGTGCAAAGACTACAGTAGCACCTCTTGatagaataaaaatacttttgcaaGCTCATAACCATCATTACAAACATCTTG gTGTGTTTTCTGGACTAAAAGGTATTGTTCAAAAGGAAAGCATTTTTGGCTTGTACAAAGGAAATGGAGCACAAATGGTTCGCATTTTCCCCTATGGAGCAGTTCAGTttgtttcatttgaaatttacaaaaat attttaaaagacAATTTTGGGCAATctcatgcattaaaattttttgctgGATCTGCAGCAG GTATAACAGCTGTTGTGATGACTTATCCTCTTGACGTTGTTCGAGCTCGCCTCGCATTTCAAGTTACCGGGGAGCATGTTTATTCTGGAATTGTCGACACTCTGTCATGCATTTTCAAAACT GAAGGTGGAATGAGAGCTTTATACAAAGGCTTATCACCAACTGTTCTTGGCATGGTACCATATGCTG GTTTATCATTTTACGTTTTTGAAAGATTGAAACACATGTGCTTGGAGTATATACCTAATTTATGTGGACGACCACATTCTAGTGCAACTGGTGGAGTTGTTTTAGCTTTGCCAGCTAAGCTTTTATGTGGAGGACTTGCAGGAGCTGTGGCACAAACAGTTTC ctATCCCTTGGATGTTGCTCGCAGAAAAATGCAATTAAGTATGATGCGACCTGAGACATATAGATTTGG GGAAGGTCTTGTTACTACTTTGGTTTTAACATTCCGTGAAGATGGAATTGCAAAAGGCCTTTATAGAGGGATGACAATCAACTATTTGCGGGCCATACCAATGGTTGCTGTATCATTTACCACTTATGAAGTTACTAAACAACTTCTTGGATTGGATACTGGCATTGAAtcttaa